From Cellulomonas dongxiuzhuiae, the proteins below share one genomic window:
- a CDS encoding SpoIIE family protein phosphatase, with protein sequence MPEPTPAPAAGAPASPLAVSRQVLGAALGATQVPMALLHASRTGAYVVWVNDALAQALGHAPQDLVGVDVLGDPRVRPSDPDAARAVSRGPSTHPVVLRRRDGADVRCVAHVSPVPPGLGVPGGTYVVAVQDLTAELTASAEHAALVAEQHRERQSLSLIARVSDLLMDVDEPHGLREIANLLESQVVDRAHFFLYDHGLWSADGLEAGHGGAVRHHGPSGRLLSRCPLDPVGQLLSGARDGLVELDLTAGHPEGTYSQWLSGRLAADGPDAGDRVLVQPVPGRRRTVGLLVVRPHGGGGRAALGPSERTVVELVARRVGLSIDNVRLYDREHRLAETLQRAMLPEQAEVDGLDVWTYYSPNADDAQVGGDWYDVLQIDPETVSIVIGDVVGHDVEAAATMGQLRSVVRSYAFDITTPGPVLDRVDQLFGGMRIPRAASMVYSALRRDGAGGWVLQYARAGHLPLLLVRDGHAEQLRGTGGRLVGFGAGGRATDEVVLVPGDVVVFYTDGLVERRDRSLRDGLSVLEAVAAGITAQDAAGIGEDLLSRLADHPEDDVAVVVLRVPGVDDHLAGAVSPRRRRWALPSEPASIGRARHAVVRTCEAWEMPDAANAELIVSELVANAVLHGWGHVALQLYDTGDGLRIEVEDGNPTPPVTTDGHPGRVGGFGMQIVERLADWGWRHSRGGKVVWAKVRPGSLPSPSRRT encoded by the coding sequence ATGCCCGAGCCTACGCCCGCGCCGGCCGCAGGTGCTCCTGCGTCGCCCCTTGCGGTGTCGCGGCAGGTGCTCGGTGCGGCTCTCGGCGCCACCCAGGTGCCCATGGCGCTGCTGCACGCCTCGCGGACCGGTGCGTACGTCGTGTGGGTCAACGACGCGCTCGCACAGGCCCTCGGCCACGCCCCGCAGGACCTCGTCGGTGTCGACGTGCTCGGCGACCCGCGGGTGCGGCCGTCCGACCCGGACGCCGCGCGGGCGGTGTCGCGCGGCCCGTCGACGCACCCCGTGGTCCTGCGGCGCCGGGACGGTGCCGACGTGCGCTGCGTCGCGCACGTCTCACCCGTGCCGCCGGGGCTCGGCGTGCCCGGCGGCACGTACGTCGTGGCAGTGCAGGACCTCACGGCGGAGCTGACCGCGTCGGCCGAGCACGCGGCGCTCGTGGCCGAGCAGCACCGCGAGCGGCAGAGCCTGTCGCTCATCGCCCGGGTCTCCGACCTGCTGATGGACGTCGACGAGCCGCACGGCCTGCGGGAGATCGCGAACCTGCTGGAGTCGCAGGTCGTCGACCGGGCGCACTTCTTCCTGTACGACCACGGGCTGTGGTCCGCCGACGGCCTCGAGGCCGGCCACGGCGGTGCGGTGCGGCACCACGGCCCGTCGGGGCGCCTGCTGTCGCGCTGCCCCCTGGACCCGGTGGGCCAGCTGCTGTCCGGCGCGCGCGACGGTCTGGTCGAGCTCGACCTGACCGCCGGCCACCCCGAGGGCACCTACTCGCAGTGGCTGTCCGGCAGGCTCGCCGCCGACGGGCCGGACGCGGGCGACCGCGTCCTCGTGCAGCCCGTCCCCGGGCGGCGCCGCACCGTCGGCCTCCTCGTGGTGCGCCCCCACGGCGGCGGCGGGCGTGCCGCGCTGGGACCGTCGGAGCGCACGGTCGTCGAGCTCGTCGCGCGGCGCGTGGGACTGTCCATCGACAACGTCCGCCTGTACGACCGCGAGCACCGCCTGGCGGAGACGCTGCAGCGCGCGATGCTGCCGGAGCAGGCCGAGGTCGACGGTCTCGACGTGTGGACGTACTACTCGCCCAACGCCGACGACGCGCAGGTCGGCGGCGACTGGTACGACGTCCTGCAGATCGACCCGGAGACGGTCAGCATCGTCATCGGCGACGTCGTGGGGCATGACGTCGAGGCGGCCGCCACGATGGGCCAGCTGCGGTCGGTCGTGCGGTCCTACGCCTTCGACATCACGACGCCCGGGCCCGTGCTGGACCGCGTCGACCAGCTCTTCGGCGGCATGCGGATCCCGCGCGCCGCGAGCATGGTCTACTCCGCGCTGCGGCGCGACGGCGCGGGCGGGTGGGTGCTGCAGTACGCGCGAGCGGGCCACCTGCCGCTGCTCCTGGTGCGCGACGGGCACGCCGAGCAGCTGCGCGGGACGGGCGGCCGGCTCGTGGGCTTCGGGGCGGGCGGACGGGCGACGGACGAGGTCGTGCTGGTCCCCGGGGACGTCGTCGTCTTCTACACCGACGGGCTCGTCGAGCGCCGCGACCGCAGCCTGCGCGACGGCCTGTCGGTGCTCGAGGCGGTCGCGGCGGGGATCACCGCCCAGGACGCGGCCGGCATCGGCGAAGACCTGCTGTCCCGGCTCGCCGACCACCCGGAGGACGACGTCGCGGTCGTCGTGCTGCGTGTGCCGGGCGTGGACGACCACCTCGCGGGTGCCGTCAGCCCACGGCGTCGGCGCTGGGCGCTGCCGAGCGAGCCGGCGTCGATCGGGCGGGCGCGGCACGCGGTGGTGCGCACGTGCGAGGCGTGGGAGATGCCGGACGCGGCCAACGCCGAGCTCATCGTGTCCGAGCTGGTCGCGAACGCGGTGCTGCACGGCTGGGGGCACGTCGCCCTGCAGCTGTACGACACCGGTGACGGCCTGCGCATCGAGGTGGAGGACGGCAACCCGACGCCACCCGTCACGACCGACGGGCACCCCGGGCGGGTCGGCGGGTTCGGGATGCAGATCGTCGAGCGGCTCGCCGACTGGGGCTGGCGGCACTCGCGGGGCGGCAAGGTCGTGTGGGCGAAGGTGCGCCCGGGCTCGCTGCCGTCCCCGTCCCGGCGGACGTGA
- a CDS encoding STAS domain-containing protein yields MRDVNSPSSDQDAATSDSTEATTVGEPGAVQVIVGTDRTRIVLSGEVDADLGPELQEATAEAEQRGLPIEVDAHHVTFMDSSGVAFLARLSIRSEHRVRLLRVPPTVRFLLEVTRIGELLDVVDDDGAAPFEPVDSPG; encoded by the coding sequence GTGCGAGACGTTAACAGTCCTTCCAGCGACCAGGACGCCGCCACGTCGGACTCGACCGAAGCGACGACCGTCGGGGAACCCGGCGCCGTGCAGGTCATCGTCGGTACGGACCGCACCCGCATCGTCCTGTCGGGCGAGGTCGACGCCGACCTCGGACCGGAGCTGCAGGAGGCGACCGCCGAGGCGGAGCAGCGCGGTCTGCCCATCGAGGTCGACGCGCACCACGTGACGTTCATGGACTCCTCGGGCGTGGCCTTCCTGGCCCGGCTGTCCATCCGCAGCGAGCACCGGGTGCGCCTGCTGCGCGTACCGCCGACCGTGCGGTTCCTGCTCGAGGTCACCCGCATCGGCGAGCTGCTCGACGTCGTCGACGACGACGGCGCGGCGCCCTTCGAGCCGGTGGACTCCCCCGGCTGA
- the fbaA gene encoding class II fructose-bisphosphate aldolase: MPIATPEVYAEMIDRAKAGKFAYPAVNITSSQTVTAAIQGFAEAESDGIIQVSVGGAEYASGSTIKNRVSGTLALAAYATEVAKHYGVTIALHTDHCVKKNLDSWVRPLLELEAEQVKRGENPTFQSHMFDGSDIPLEENLVIAAELLERSRAARTILEIEVGVVGGEEDGHEAEINEKLYTTAEDGLKTVEALGAGEKGRYLTALTFGNVHGVYKPGAVKLRPSILADIQREVGAKIGKESPFDLVFHGGSGSTAAEIAEAVDNGVIKMNIDTDTQYAFTRPVVGHMFTNYDGVLKIDGEVGNKKAYDPRAWGKLAEAGMAARVVEACQQLRSAGTRIS; the protein is encoded by the coding sequence ATGCCCATCGCCACCCCCGAGGTCTACGCCGAGATGATCGACCGCGCCAAGGCCGGCAAGTTCGCCTACCCCGCCGTGAACATCACGTCGTCCCAGACCGTCACCGCCGCCATCCAGGGCTTCGCGGAGGCCGAGTCGGACGGCATCATCCAGGTCTCCGTCGGCGGGGCGGAGTACGCGTCCGGCTCGACGATCAAGAACCGCGTCAGCGGCACGCTCGCGCTCGCGGCGTACGCGACCGAGGTCGCCAAGCACTACGGCGTCACGATCGCGCTGCACACGGACCACTGCGTCAAGAAGAACCTCGACTCGTGGGTCCGCCCGCTGCTCGAGCTCGAGGCGGAGCAGGTCAAGCGCGGCGAGAACCCCACGTTCCAGTCGCACATGTTCGACGGCTCTGACATCCCGCTCGAGGAGAACCTCGTCATCGCCGCCGAGCTGCTCGAGCGCTCGCGCGCGGCCCGCACGATCCTCGAGATCGAGGTCGGCGTCGTCGGTGGCGAGGAGGACGGCCACGAGGCCGAGATCAACGAGAAGCTCTACACGACGGCCGAGGACGGCCTCAAGACGGTCGAGGCCCTCGGCGCCGGCGAGAAGGGCCGCTACCTGACGGCCCTGACGTTCGGCAACGTGCACGGCGTCTACAAGCCGGGTGCGGTCAAGCTGCGCCCGTCGATCCTCGCGGACATCCAGCGTGAGGTCGGCGCCAAGATCGGCAAGGAGTCGCCGTTCGACCTCGTCTTCCACGGCGGGTCCGGCTCGACGGCCGCGGAGATCGCCGAGGCGGTCGACAACGGCGTCATCAAGATGAACATCGACACCGACACGCAGTACGCGTTCACGCGTCCGGTCGTCGGCCACATGTTCACGAACTACGACGGCGTCCTGAAGATCGACGGCGAGGTCGGCAACAAGAAGGCGTACGACCCCCGCGCGTGGGGCAAGCTCGCCGAGGCGGGCATGGCCGCGCGCGTCGTCGAGGCCTGCCAGCAGCTGCGGTCGGCGGGCACCCGCATCTCCTGA
- a CDS encoding TrmH family RNA methyltransferase, with protein MTDENGGPQGAHQVDDVGVGPWPGGPDAWPDDPRYDPELLAHGDRRNVVDAYRYWTVEAIVADLDTRRHPFHVAIENWSHDLNIGSVVRTANAFNAAGVHVVGRRRWNRRGAMVTDRYLHVHHHPDAAALATWAAGAGPDGTRLPIVGIDNVPGSVALETHVLPPRCVLLLGQESTGLTAGAQAVCDVVLHITQHGSTRSLNAGAAAAIAMHTWLVRHG; from the coding sequence GTGACGGACGAGAACGGCGGCCCGCAGGGCGCGCACCAGGTGGACGACGTCGGGGTCGGGCCCTGGCCCGGCGGGCCCGACGCGTGGCCCGACGACCCGCGGTACGACCCCGAGCTGCTGGCGCACGGCGACCGGCGCAACGTCGTCGACGCCTACCGGTACTGGACGGTCGAGGCGATCGTGGCGGACCTCGACACGCGCCGGCACCCGTTCCACGTGGCCATCGAGAACTGGTCCCACGACCTGAACATCGGGTCGGTCGTGCGGACGGCGAACGCCTTCAACGCCGCGGGCGTGCACGTCGTCGGCAGGCGCCGCTGGAACCGCCGCGGCGCCATGGTCACCGACCGGTACCTGCACGTCCACCACCATCCCGACGCGGCCGCGCTCGCCACGTGGGCGGCCGGGGCCGGGCCGGACGGCACGCGCCTGCCGATCGTCGGCATCGACAACGTGCCGGGCTCGGTGGCGCTCGAGACCCACGTCCTGCCGCCGCGGTGCGTGCTGCTGCTCGGGCAGGAGTCCACGGGCCTGACCGCGGGCGCCCAGGCGGTGTGCGACGTGGTCCTGCACATCACCCAGCACGGCAGCACGCGCTCGCTCAACGCGGGGGCGGCCGCCGCGATCGCCATGCACACGTGGCTCGTGCGGCACGGCTGA
- a CDS encoding VTT domain-containing protein — protein sequence MLTTTVLTAALTDASLPLLAGGPLPALGPDFLDPDHLISSFGTAVVVGVVAVVFIETGLLFPFLPGDSLLFTAGALVAQDKFPVHINIYVLCLMLFAAAFLGDQLAYVIGRRLGPKVFSRPDSRFFKQKYIDQTYAYFDKYGGRTIIVARFVPFVRTYAPVAAGVGKMNYRHFVSYNVVGALLWGVGVTLLGYWLGNFTFIKNNIEALLILIVGVSVLPVALELWRARRKESTGETVEGRDTDYDEPAERAAVEREVFGAASTAPVPGQAGTQVVEDGGEPEPEPQR from the coding sequence ATGCTGACGACGACGGTGCTCACCGCCGCCCTGACCGACGCGAGCCTGCCGCTGCTGGCGGGAGGCCCGCTACCTGCGCTGGGGCCGGACTTCCTCGACCCGGACCACCTGATCAGCTCGTTCGGGACCGCCGTGGTCGTCGGCGTCGTCGCCGTCGTCTTCATCGAGACGGGCCTGCTGTTCCCGTTCCTGCCGGGCGACTCCCTGCTGTTCACCGCCGGCGCCCTCGTCGCGCAGGACAAGTTCCCGGTCCACATCAACATCTACGTGCTCTGCCTCATGCTGTTCGCCGCGGCGTTCCTCGGTGACCAGCTGGCGTACGTGATCGGCCGCCGGCTGGGCCCGAAGGTGTTCAGCCGCCCGGACTCGCGCTTCTTCAAGCAGAAGTACATCGACCAGACGTACGCGTACTTCGACAAGTACGGCGGCCGCACCATCATCGTGGCGCGCTTCGTGCCGTTCGTGCGGACGTACGCGCCCGTCGCGGCCGGCGTCGGCAAGATGAACTACCGGCACTTCGTGTCCTACAACGTCGTCGGTGCGCTCCTGTGGGGTGTCGGCGTGACGCTCCTGGGCTACTGGCTGGGGAATTTCACCTTCATCAAGAACAACATCGAGGCCCTGCTGATCCTCATCGTCGGCGTCTCGGTGCTGCCCGTCGCGCTCGAGCTCTGGCGCGCGCGCCGCAAGGAGAGCACCGGGGAGACGGTCGAGGGCCGCGACACCGACTACGACGAGCCCGCCGAGCGTGCCGCCGTCGAGCGCGAGGTCTTCGGTGCGGCGTCGACCGCGCCCGTCCCCGGCCAGGCGGGCACGCAGGTCGTCGAGGACGGTGGCGAACCGGAGCCGGAGCCGCAGCGATGA
- a CDS encoding HAD-IIA family hydrolase → MTREIRSWLCDMDGVLVHEGTALPGAAEFIEALKAAERPFLILTNNSIFTPRDLCARLAATGIDVPERSIWTSALATAQFLTDQMPGGSAYVIGEAGLTTALHEGGYTLTAARPDFVVLGETRTYSFEAITQAVRLIQGGARFIATNPDVTGPSAEGDVPATGAVAAMISAATGRKPYFVGKPNPMMIRSALNRIDAHSETTVMVGDRMDTDVVAGIEAGLRTYLVLTGSTRAADVERFPFRPTAVRDSVQDLIELV, encoded by the coding sequence ATGACGCGGGAGATCCGGTCGTGGCTGTGCGACATGGACGGCGTCCTCGTGCACGAGGGGACGGCACTGCCCGGTGCGGCCGAGTTCATCGAGGCCCTCAAGGCCGCCGAGCGGCCCTTCCTCATCCTCACCAACAACTCGATCTTCACGCCGCGTGACCTGTGCGCACGCCTCGCCGCGACGGGGATCGACGTGCCCGAGCGGTCCATCTGGACGTCCGCGCTGGCCACGGCGCAGTTCCTCACGGACCAGATGCCCGGCGGGTCGGCGTACGTCATCGGCGAGGCCGGCCTGACGACCGCCCTGCACGAGGGCGGGTACACCCTGACGGCCGCCCGCCCGGACTTCGTGGTCCTCGGCGAGACGCGCACGTACTCGTTCGAGGCGATCACCCAGGCAGTGCGCCTCATCCAGGGCGGCGCCCGCTTCATCGCCACGAACCCCGACGTCACCGGGCCCAGCGCCGAGGGCGACGTCCCGGCCACGGGCGCCGTCGCCGCCATGATCTCCGCCGCGACGGGCCGCAAGCCGTACTTCGTGGGCAAGCCCAACCCCATGATGATCCGCTCCGCGCTCAACCGGATCGACGCGCACTCCGAGACCACCGTCATGGTCGGCGACCGCATGGACACCGACGTCGTCGCGGGCATCGAGGCGGGCCTGCGCACCTACCTCGTGCTGACGGGCTCGACGCGCGCCGCCGACGTCGAGCGCTTCCCGTTCCGCCCCACGGCGGTGCGTGACTCCGTGCAGGACCTCATCGAGCTCGTCTGA
- a CDS encoding AAA family ATPase has translation MRNSELARVLRAANPWWSRRRRATWVLDDDDLAARARHEWAPATACARAALAPLADGPRPATVTLVVGPRGVGKTTAVKDVVAHLVADPATDPRRVVLIPAQLTDATGTLDDLEPADLATAVRTPTRTGAPACDGPRVLVVDEVGAVAGWPRVLADAARRGDQVVATTSVLDPADLAELEAACPAGSLTVRRLQPASLSELLGACPTAAVGDVRAAYLRHGGLPRAVAEHRDLGDVSPELVASLAAGLHRDVCRGVDGCPLDLLLSGVCATTDRFVEPEPLARLLGLSTAEVGRLLARLEHAHVLDPRRGLVDPLLHRLPSLIAPERHVPPTAQHIATFSH, from the coding sequence ATGCGCAACAGCGAGCTCGCCCGGGTGCTCCGCGCGGCCAACCCCTGGTGGTCGCGCCGCCGGCGCGCGACCTGGGTGCTCGACGACGACGACCTCGCCGCGCGCGCACGGCACGAGTGGGCGCCCGCGACGGCATGTGCACGGGCCGCGCTCGCCCCTCTCGCCGACGGGCCGCGCCCCGCGACCGTGACGCTCGTGGTCGGACCGCGCGGCGTCGGCAAGACGACGGCGGTCAAGGACGTCGTGGCCCACCTCGTGGCGGATCCCGCGACCGACCCGCGGCGCGTCGTGCTGATCCCCGCGCAGCTGACCGACGCCACCGGGACGCTCGACGACCTCGAACCGGCCGATCTCGCGACGGCCGTGCGCACCCCCACGCGGACGGGTGCACCGGCGTGCGACGGGCCGCGCGTGCTGGTCGTCGACGAGGTGGGGGCGGTCGCCGGGTGGCCGCGCGTGCTCGCCGACGCGGCGCGACGCGGCGACCAGGTGGTCGCGACCACGTCGGTCCTCGACCCCGCCGACCTGGCCGAGCTGGAGGCCGCGTGCCCCGCCGGCAGCCTGACGGTGCGCCGCCTGCAGCCCGCGAGCCTGTCCGAGCTGCTCGGTGCGTGCCCGACGGCCGCCGTGGGTGACGTGCGGGCCGCGTACCTGCGCCACGGCGGCCTGCCGCGCGCGGTCGCGGAGCACCGCGACCTGGGCGACGTGAGCCCCGAGCTCGTGGCCTCGCTCGCCGCCGGCCTGCACCGGGACGTCTGCCGCGGCGTGGACGGCTGCCCCCTCGACCTGCTGCTGTCGGGCGTCTGCGCGACGACGGACCGCTTCGTCGAGCCCGAGCCGCTCGCGCGCCTGCTCGGGCTGTCGACCGCCGAGGTCGGCCGGCTGCTCGCACGCCTCGAGCACGCGCACGTGCTCGACCCCCGCCGCGGCCTCGTCGACCCGCTGCTGCACCGCCTGCCGTCGCTGATCGCCCCCGAGC